A genomic segment from Streptomyces sp. NBC_00654 encodes:
- the nadC gene encoding carboxylating nicotinate-nucleotide diphosphorylase, which produces MSTPEENPRPTPVDVPLIQIGAPAPSAGGCGDDCGCGDGYDPDGLECGLDPALARLLAEAGLDPVQVEDVAHVAIEEDLDGGVDVTTVATVDEESVATGDFTAREAGVVAGLRVAEAVLSIVCTSEFEVERHVEDGDRVAPGQKLLTVTTRTRDLLTGERSALNLLCRLSGIATATRAWADVLEGTGAEVRDTRKTTPGLRALEKYAVRCGGGVNHRMSLSDAALVKDNHVIAAGGVAEAFKRVREEFPDVPIEVEVDTMQQVREVIDAGADLILLDNFTPGETAEAVALVGGRAVLESSGRLTLDSARAYAEAGVDYLAVGALTHSSPILDIGLDFRDTAPATGEAQA; this is translated from the coding sequence GTGAGCACGCCCGAAGAGAATCCGCGCCCCACACCCGTGGACGTCCCGCTGATCCAGATCGGCGCGCCCGCACCGTCCGCGGGCGGCTGCGGCGACGACTGCGGCTGTGGCGACGGCTACGACCCGGACGGCCTGGAGTGCGGCCTCGACCCCGCGCTCGCCCGGCTCCTCGCCGAGGCGGGCCTGGACCCCGTCCAGGTCGAGGACGTCGCCCATGTCGCGATCGAGGAGGACCTCGACGGCGGCGTGGACGTGACCACCGTGGCGACCGTCGACGAGGAATCCGTCGCCACCGGTGACTTCACCGCCCGCGAGGCGGGCGTCGTCGCCGGGCTGCGGGTCGCCGAGGCGGTGCTGTCCATCGTCTGTACCAGCGAGTTCGAGGTGGAGCGCCATGTCGAGGACGGCGACCGCGTCGCCCCCGGCCAGAAGCTCCTGACCGTCACCACCCGCACCCGCGATCTGCTCACCGGCGAGCGCAGCGCGCTCAACCTGCTGTGCCGTCTCTCCGGCATCGCGACCGCGACCCGCGCCTGGGCCGACGTACTCGAAGGGACCGGGGCCGAGGTCCGCGACACCCGCAAGACCACCCCGGGGCTGCGTGCCCTGGAGAAGTACGCGGTGCGCTGCGGCGGCGGCGTCAACCACCGTATGTCGCTCTCCGACGCGGCTCTGGTCAAGGACAACCACGTCATCGCGGCGGGCGGCGTGGCCGAGGCGTTCAAGCGGGTGCGGGAGGAGTTCCCCGACGTACCGATCGAGGTCGAGGTCGACACGATGCAGCAGGTCCGCGAGGTGATCGACGCGGGCGCCGACCTGATCCTGCTGGACAACTTCACACCGGGGGAGACCGCCGAGGCCGTCGCCCTGGTCGGTGGCCGCGCCGTGCTGGAGTCCTCCGGCCGGCTCACCCTCGACTCCGCCCGCGCCTATGCCGAGGCGGGCGTCGACTACCTGGCCGTCGGGGCGCTCACCCACTCCTCGCCGATCCTCGACATCGGCCTGGACTTCCGGGACACCGCCCCGGCCACCGGTGAGGCCCAGGCCTGA
- a CDS encoding type III pantothenate kinase, translating to MLLTIDVGNTHTVLGLFDGEEIVEHWRISTDARRTADELAVLLQGLMGMHPLLGVELGDGIEGIAICATVPSVLHELREVTRRYYGDVPAVLVEPGVKTGVPVLMDNPKEVGADRIINAVAAVELYGGPAIVVDFGTATTFDAVSARGEYVGGVIAPGIEISVEALGVKGAQLRKIELARPRSVIGKNTVEAMQSGIVFGFAGQVDGVVARMKKELAADPDDVTVIATGGLAPMVLGESSAIDEHEPWLTLIGLRLVYERNVARM from the coding sequence ATGCTGCTCACCATCGACGTCGGCAACACCCACACCGTCCTCGGCCTGTTCGACGGCGAGGAGATCGTCGAGCACTGGCGGATCTCCACCGATGCCCGTCGCACCGCCGACGAGCTCGCCGTGCTGCTCCAGGGCCTGATGGGCATGCATCCGCTGCTCGGTGTGGAGCTGGGCGACGGCATCGAGGGCATCGCGATCTGCGCGACCGTCCCGTCCGTCCTGCACGAGCTGCGCGAGGTCACCCGCCGCTACTACGGCGACGTCCCCGCCGTGCTGGTGGAGCCGGGCGTCAAGACCGGGGTGCCGGTCCTGATGGACAACCCCAAGGAGGTCGGCGCGGACCGCATCATCAACGCGGTCGCCGCGGTCGAGCTGTACGGCGGACCGGCGATCGTCGTCGACTTCGGTACGGCCACCACGTTCGACGCGGTCTCCGCCCGGGGCGAGTACGTGGGCGGGGTCATCGCCCCCGGCATCGAGATCTCGGTCGAGGCGCTCGGGGTCAAGGGCGCCCAGCTCCGCAAGATCGAGCTGGCCAGGCCGCGCAGTGTCATCGGCAAGAACACCGTCGAGGCCATGCAGTCCGGCATCGTGTTCGGTTTCGCGGGCCAGGTCGACGGGGTCGTGGCCCGGATGAAGAAGGAACTGGCGGCCGACCCCGACGACGTCACGGTCATCGCGACGGGCGGCCTTGCTCCGATGGTGTTGGGGGAGTCGTCCGCCATCGACGAGCACGAGCCCTGGCTGACGCTCATCGGGCTGCGCCTCGTGTACGAGCGCAACGTCGCACGGATGTAG
- a CDS encoding BlaI/MecI/CopY family transcriptional regulator, with translation MPRQLGELEDAVMTRVWQWNRPVTVREVLEDLQQERSIAYTTVMTVMDNLHQKGWVRREVDGRAYRYTAVSTRAAYSAALMNEAWSRSDNPAAALVAFFGMMSAEQREALQDAVRMVSPGLTDQPSPSPPGDVPADDDAAPADGAAPESGR, from the coding sequence GTGCCTCGCCAATTGGGAGAGCTGGAAGACGCCGTGATGACACGCGTCTGGCAATGGAACCGTCCGGTCACCGTGCGGGAAGTCCTTGAGGACCTACAGCAGGAACGGTCCATCGCCTACACGACGGTCATGACCGTAATGGACAATCTCCATCAGAAGGGCTGGGTGCGCAGGGAAGTCGACGGCAGGGCATATCGATATACGGCCGTCTCCACCCGTGCCGCCTACTCGGCCGCACTCATGAACGAAGCGTGGTCGCGCAGTGACAACCCCGCGGCCGCTCTTGTGGCGTTCTTCGGCATGATGTCCGCCGAGCAGCGCGAAGCCCTCCAGGATGCGGTACGCATGGTTTCCCCGGGCCTCACCGATCAGCCGTCCCCGAGTCCCCCGGGTGACGTGCCCGCGGACGATGACGCGGCCCCGGCCGATGGCGCGGCGCCGGAGAGCGGGCGATAG
- a CDS encoding amino-acid N-acetyltransferase, translating into MSSELSHAEEPPYTEEPPHTGPDTDFDTDPSVKRPAITVRRARTSDVASVRRLLDGYVTEGILLDKATVTLYEDIQEFWVAERDEDARVIGCGALHVMWEDLAEVRTLAVDHSIKGAGVGHHVLDKLLQTARWLGVRRVFCLTFEVDFFAKHGFVEIGETPVDTDVYSELLRSYDEGVAEFLGLERVKPNTLGNSRMLLHL; encoded by the coding sequence ATGTCCTCAGAGCTGTCGCATGCCGAAGAGCCGCCGTATACCGAAGAGCCTCCGCATACCGGGCCGGATACCGATTTTGATACCGACCCGTCGGTAAAAAGGCCCGCCATCACCGTCCGGCGTGCCCGGACGAGCGATGTGGCGTCGGTCCGCCGTCTCCTCGACGGGTACGTGACGGAAGGGATCCTGCTCGACAAAGCGACGGTGACGCTTTACGAGGACATCCAGGAGTTCTGGGTCGCGGAACGCGACGAGGACGCCAGGGTCATCGGCTGCGGAGCACTCCACGTGATGTGGGAAGACCTCGCTGAAGTGCGCACCCTTGCCGTCGATCACAGCATCAAGGGCGCCGGAGTGGGCCACCACGTACTGGACAAGCTCTTGCAGACCGCGCGCTGGCTCGGTGTGCGGCGGGTTTTCTGTCTCACCTTCGAAGTCGACTTCTTCGCGAAGCACGGCTTCGTGGAGATCGGAGAGACGCCGGTCGACACAGATGTCTACAGCGAGCTGCTGCGTTCCTATGACGAGGGTGTCGCGGAGTTCCTCGGTCTCGAACGAGTGAAGCCGAACACCTTGGGCAACAGCCGGATGCTTCTGCACCTGTGA
- a CDS encoding Lsr2 family protein, protein MAQKVQVLLVDDLDGVEADETVTFALDGKTYEIDLTTSNADKLRGLLEPYTKGGRRTGGRAATGRGKGRAVAGGNKDTAEIRKWARENGHNVNDRGRVPAEIREAYEKANG, encoded by the coding sequence GTGGCACAGAAGGTTCAGGTCCTTCTTGTCGATGACCTCGACGGTGTCGAGGCGGACGAGACCGTGACGTTCGCACTTGATGGCAAGACGTACGAGATCGACCTCACCACGAGCAACGCGGACAAGCTCCGTGGTCTTCTTGAGCCGTACACCAAGGGTGGCCGTCGTACCGGTGGCCGTGCCGCGACGGGTCGTGGCAAGGGCCGCGCCGTCGCCGGTGGCAACAAGGACACCGCGGAGATCCGTAAGTGGGCGCGGGAGAACGGCCACAACGTGAATGACCGCGGCCGTGTTCCCGCCGAGATCCGTGAGGCCTACGAGAAGGCCAACGGCTGA
- a CDS encoding SCO3374 family protein, which translates to MAFPVPPPRSSPEFGTRDTQGTRGARAAGGARETAAVTAAVEPGEALARWYEHELGWTTAGRTPVRLPTGLCFDVLELPAVAGRAVLRRVGRTGPVALTGARMQLLVAAGSAEELPGLLDWLEWGGITLGLTALGAGGRITAPAPAAFRAGSPGAALWLRPPGPRHEVEPALPALAGFGSSGGGAPDLVRLVDTAATECHRVRLLRARAGLLTDGPAAQPLAFS; encoded by the coding sequence ATGGCCTTTCCCGTCCCGCCGCCCCGTTCGTCCCCCGAATTCGGTACCCGCGATACGCAAGGTACGCGAGGTGCCCGAGCTGCCGGAGGTGCCCGAGAGACCGCCGCGGTCACCGCGGCCGTCGAGCCCGGCGAAGCCCTCGCCCGGTGGTACGAGCACGAGCTCGGCTGGACCACCGCCGGAAGGACCCCGGTGCGGCTGCCGACCGGGCTGTGCTTCGACGTGCTGGAGCTGCCCGCCGTCGCCGGCCGCGCGGTCCTGCGGCGGGTGGGCCGCACCGGTCCCGTGGCGCTGACCGGAGCGCGGATGCAGCTGCTGGTGGCCGCGGGGAGCGCGGAGGAGCTGCCGGGGCTGCTCGACTGGCTGGAGTGGGGGGGAATCACCCTCGGCCTGACGGCCCTGGGCGCCGGTGGCCGCATCACCGCCCCGGCGCCGGCCGCGTTCCGGGCCGGCTCGCCGGGGGCCGCGCTCTGGCTGCGGCCCCCCGGGCCGCGCCACGAGGTGGAGCCGGCGCTGCCGGCTCTCGCGGGCTTCGGGAGCAGCGGTGGGGGTGCCCCCGATCTCGTACGGCTGGTGGACACGGCGGCAACGGAATGCCACCGGGTCCGGCTGCTGCGTGCCCGTGCGGGGCTGCTGACCGATGGGCCGGCAGCTCAGCCGTTGGCCTTCTCGTAG
- a CDS encoding ATP-dependent Clp protease ATP-binding subunit has translation MFERFTDRARRVVVLAQEEARMLNHNYIGTEHILLGLIHEGEGVAAKALESLGISLEAVRQQVEEIIGQGQQAPSGHIPFTPRAKKVLELSLREALQLGHNYIGTEHILLGLIREGEGVAAQVLVKLGADLNRVRQQVIQLLSGYSGGKEAATAGGPAEGTPSTSLVLDQFGRNLTQAARESKLDPVIGREKEIERVMQVLSRRTKNNPVLIGEPGVGKTAVVEGLAQAIVKGEVPETLKDKHLYTLDLGALVAGSRYRGDFEERLKKVLKEIRTRGDIILFIDELHTLVGAGAAEGAIDAASILKPMLARGELQTIGATTLDEYRKHLEKDAALERRFQPIQVAEPSLPHTIEILKGLRDRYEAHHRVSITDEALVQAATLADRYISDRFLPDKAIDLIDEAGSRMRIRRMTAPPDLREFDEKIAGVRRDKESAIDSQDFEKAASLRDKEKQLLAAKAKREKEWKAGDMDVVAEVDGELIAEVLATATGIPVFKLTEEESSRLLRMEDELHKRVIGQKDAIKALSQAIRRTRAGLKDPKRPGGSFIFAGPSGVGKTELSKTLAEFLFGDEDALISLDMSEFSEKHTVSRLFGSPPGYVGYEEGGQLTEKVRRKPFSVVLFDEVEKAHPDIFNSLLQILEDGRLTDSQGRVVDFKNTVIIMTTNLGTRDISKGFNLGFAAQGDVKTNYERMKTKVNEELKQHFRPEFLNRVDDTVVFHQLTEEDIIQIVDLMVAKVDERLKDRDMGIELSAEAKSLLAKKGYDPVMGARPLRRTIQREIEDILSEKILFGELRPGHIVVVGTEGEGEEKKFSFRGEEKSALPDVPPIEQAAGGAGPNLTKEA, from the coding sequence ATGTTCGAGAGGTTCACCGACCGCGCGCGGCGGGTTGTCGTCCTGGCTCAGGAAGAAGCCCGGATGCTCAACCACAACTACATCGGCACCGAGCACATTCTCCTGGGCCTTATCCACGAGGGTGAGGGTGTCGCCGCTAAGGCCCTGGAGAGCCTCGGGATTTCGCTCGAGGCGGTCCGCCAGCAGGTGGAGGAGATCATCGGTCAGGGGCAGCAGGCCCCGTCCGGCCACATCCCCTTCACTCCCCGTGCCAAGAAGGTCCTGGAGCTGTCGCTCCGCGAGGCCCTTCAGCTGGGTCACAACTACATCGGCACCGAGCACATCCTGCTCGGCCTGATCCGCGAGGGCGAGGGCGTCGCCGCCCAGGTCCTCGTGAAGCTGGGCGCCGACCTGAACCGGGTCCGGCAGCAGGTCATCCAGCTGCTCTCCGGGTATTCGGGAGGCAAGGAGGCGGCCACCGCGGGCGGCCCCGCGGAGGGCACCCCCTCCACCTCCCTGGTGCTCGACCAGTTCGGCCGGAATCTCACCCAGGCCGCTCGTGAGTCCAAGCTCGACCCGGTCATCGGGCGCGAGAAGGAGATCGAGCGGGTCATGCAGGTGCTGTCCCGCCGCACCAAGAACAACCCGGTCCTCATCGGCGAGCCCGGCGTCGGTAAGACGGCGGTCGTCGAGGGCCTGGCGCAGGCCATCGTCAAGGGCGAGGTGCCCGAGACCCTCAAGGACAAGCACCTCTACACCCTGGACCTCGGCGCGCTGGTCGCGGGCTCCCGCTACCGCGGTGACTTCGAGGAGCGCCTGAAGAAGGTCCTCAAGGAGATCCGCACCCGCGGCGACATCATCCTGTTCATCGACGAGCTCCACACCCTGGTGGGTGCGGGCGCCGCCGAGGGCGCGATCGACGCGGCGAGCATCCTCAAGCCCATGCTGGCGCGGGGCGAGCTCCAGACCATCGGCGCCACCACGCTCGACGAGTACCGCAAGCACCTGGAGAAGGACGCCGCTCTCGAGCGCCGCTTCCAGCCCATCCAGGTCGCGGAGCCGTCGCTGCCGCACACCATCGAGATCCTCAAGGGTCTGCGCGACCGTTACGAGGCCCATCACCGGGTCTCCATCACGGACGAGGCGCTGGTCCAGGCCGCGACCCTGGCGGACAGGTACATCTCGGACCGCTTCCTGCCGGACAAGGCGATCGACCTGATCGACGAGGCCGGTTCCCGGATGCGCATCCGCCGGATGACCGCGCCGCCGGACCTCCGTGAGTTCGACGAGAAGATCGCGGGTGTCCGCCGCGACAAGGAGTCGGCCATCGACTCCCAGGACTTCGAGAAGGCAGCGTCCCTCCGCGACAAGGAGAAGCAGCTGCTGGCGGCGAAGGCCAAGCGGGAGAAGGAGTGGAAGGCCGGCGACATGGACGTCGTCGCCGAGGTCGACGGCGAGCTGATCGCCGAAGTCCTGGCCACCGCCACCGGTATCCCGGTCTTCAAGCTGACGGAGGAGGAATCCTCCCGTCTGCTGCGCATGGAGGACGAGCTCCACAAGCGCGTCATCGGGCAGAAGGACGCCATCAAGGCCCTCTCGCAGGCGATCCGCCGTACGCGAGCCGGTCTGAAGGACCCCAAGCGCCCCGGTGGCTCGTTCATCTTCGCCGGCCCGTCCGGTGTCGGTAAGACGGAGCTGTCCAAGACGCTCGCCGAATTCCTCTTCGGTGACGAGGACGCGCTGATCTCCCTCGACATGTCGGAGTTCAGCGAGAAGCACACGGTTTCCCGCCTCTTCGGTTCGCCCCCCGGTTACGTGGGCTACGAGGAGGGCGGCCAGCTCACCGAGAAGGTGCGCCGCAAGCCGTTCTCCGTCGTCCTCTTCGACGAGGTCGAGAAGGCCCACCCCGATATCTTCAATTCCCTGCTCCAGATTCTGGAGGACGGTCGCCTGACCGACTCCCAGGGCCGGGTCGTGGACTTCAAGAACACGGTCATCATCATGACGACCAACCTCGGGACCCGGGACATCTCCAAGGGCTTCAACCTGGGCTTCGCCGCCCAGGGCGACGTCAAGACGAACTACGAGCGCATGAAGACCAAGGTCAACGAAGAGCTCAAGCAGCACTTCCGGCCCGAGTTCCTCAACCGTGTCGACGACACGGTGGTCTTCCACCAGCTGACCGAGGAAGACATCATCCAGATCGTCGACCTCATGGTCGCCAAGGTGGATGAGCGCCTCAAGGACCGCGACATGGGCATCGAGCTCAGTGCCGAGGCCAAGTCGCTGCTGGCGAAGAAGGGCTACGACCCCGTGATGGGCGCCCGGCCGCTGCGCCGGACGATCCAGCGCGAGATCGAGGACATCCTCTCGGAGAAGATCCTCTTCGGCGAGCTGCGTCCCGGTCACATCGTGGTCGTGGGCACCGAGGGTGAGGGCGAGGAGAAGAAGTTCTCGTTCCGCGGCGAGGAGAAGTCGGCACTGCCCGACGTCCCGCCGATCGAGCAGGCGGCAGGCGGCGCCGGCCCGAACCTGACGAAGGAAGCGTAG
- a CDS encoding NACHT domain-containing protein — translation MSTSPLSPAARTVVVHGAGSVQGSGVLLTDSLVLTCAHVVKGGSRSGVSHMDLPRRTAATVAWIDHGTDAALLRTEEPVLPAGPVRLGTLATDQALFDCEITGFPDIQRHAGSHLEADQYTATVLPLAGRVRNLLVCELDGPPPAVNEHGLPTLRGLSGGPVFAGNVLLGIARHIPRQRVGLRVECVPVASLVASRPFSLVYEQSGTPLRYEQVRGHYPRDLRYEEEYAAAIGAAYRRTKIFGLDELSRHDSEWDLDTAYLSLEAQAPAGRTAKHAPAPPQRIDALLTDRPRVLLRGEAGAGKTTLLWWLAAHASARTLDGALAPLNGLVPFVVPLRTLRARGGTFPGPAQLADASGLVVDRAPEGWTGRVLESGRALLLVDGLDEVPPEDREQAHTWLSQLLRRYPETRCVATVRPLAVEPDWLRSEGFEELRLLTMRDEDIQAFVASWHRAARLTEEDDRERLAELEGDLSRQFARNPGLRDLARTPLLCAVICALHRRREGFLPETRWKLYRSSLEMLLGHRDRRRRIEDPEGIEMDVEEHTQLLQRLAVWLVREGQSEFTREQALRQLARGLTGMERVGAQGPPEKILTHLLNRSGLLQEHRDDTYQFVHRTFQDFLAAKELIEDDHLNELLRHADEEAWQDVILLAAGHCGRRQLPLLIDGLLAAGEEHAKQSEERTDIHVLAALCEQHATWLDGAVRERVRRSTAALFPPAGHDHVISLTRLGAAALPFLPPPESLPSKALSARGVIDLIGRVGGREALPQARAWALAHPAHSGLFANRWANFPADEYASEVLAHCDLTSTSVSVHQGQVNALRHLPTLRHLHLLSDVEGAEIHTALARMRLSTLVLSDTTLDLSSLSPQAGTLRHLNLYGCPSVEDLTPLAALTALTDLVVDAMGRPFGLLPATAHIRNLERLSLSNVGSGRLSELPAHPAVRHLSVGSGHPLPLDGLDAWESLTSLNTSALDSLDDGLAELRANPQVTGLCLRAFPWSGPFASAGPVPSLKDLAVPAPKNGEDVSLLRGLFPELTTLTLMTSADTPELDLTPLLAWPGLPVTILSGFHRPPPLLGSEDLGDRLTVEAY, via the coding sequence GTGAGCACGTCTCCGCTGAGCCCGGCGGCCCGTACGGTCGTCGTCCACGGCGCCGGATCCGTCCAAGGCAGCGGGGTGCTCCTCACCGACAGCCTGGTGCTGACCTGCGCCCATGTCGTCAAGGGCGGCAGCCGCAGCGGTGTCTCCCACATGGATCTGCCCCGGCGGACGGCGGCGACGGTCGCCTGGATCGACCACGGCACCGATGCGGCCCTGCTGCGCACCGAGGAACCGGTCCTGCCGGCCGGCCCGGTCAGACTGGGAACGCTGGCGACCGACCAGGCCCTGTTCGACTGCGAGATCACCGGCTTCCCCGACATCCAGCGGCACGCCGGCAGCCATCTGGAGGCGGACCAGTACACCGCCACGGTGCTGCCGCTCGCCGGGCGCGTACGCAACCTCCTGGTCTGCGAGCTCGACGGGCCGCCCCCGGCCGTCAACGAGCACGGGCTCCCCACCCTGCGGGGACTGTCCGGCGGCCCGGTGTTCGCCGGGAACGTCCTGCTGGGGATCGCGCGCCACATCCCGCGCCAGCGCGTCGGCCTCCGGGTCGAATGCGTACCCGTCGCCTCCCTCGTCGCCTCCCGGCCCTTCTCGCTCGTCTACGAGCAGTCCGGCACCCCGCTGCGGTACGAGCAGGTGCGCGGCCACTACCCCAGGGACCTGCGGTACGAGGAGGAGTACGCGGCCGCGATCGGAGCCGCGTACCGGCGCACCAAGATCTTCGGGCTCGACGAGCTGAGCCGCCACGACTCCGAATGGGACCTGGACACCGCCTACCTCAGCCTGGAGGCGCAGGCACCGGCGGGCCGGACGGCGAAGCACGCACCGGCACCGCCCCAGCGGATCGACGCCCTGCTCACCGACCGCCCCCGCGTCCTGCTGCGGGGCGAGGCGGGCGCGGGCAAGACCACCCTGCTGTGGTGGCTGGCCGCCCATGCCTCGGCCCGCACCCTGGACGGCGCGCTGGCCCCGCTGAACGGGCTGGTGCCCTTCGTCGTCCCGCTGCGCACCCTGCGGGCCCGGGGCGGTACGTTCCCGGGGCCCGCGCAGCTCGCCGACGCGTCGGGCCTGGTGGTCGACCGGGCGCCCGAGGGGTGGACCGGCCGGGTCCTGGAGTCGGGCCGGGCGCTGCTGCTGGTCGACGGGCTGGACGAGGTGCCGCCCGAGGACCGTGAGCAGGCGCACACCTGGCTGTCCCAGCTGCTGCGGCGCTACCCGGAGACCCGCTGTGTGGCAACGGTGCGGCCGCTCGCGGTCGAGCCGGACTGGCTGCGCTCGGAGGGGTTCGAGGAACTGCGCCTGCTGACCATGCGGGACGAGGACATCCAGGCCTTCGTGGCCTCCTGGCACCGGGCGGCCCGGCTGACCGAGGAGGACGACCGGGAGCGGCTGGCCGAGCTGGAGGGCGATCTGTCGCGGCAGTTCGCCCGGAACCCCGGCCTGCGCGATCTGGCCCGCACCCCGCTCCTCTGCGCGGTGATCTGCGCCCTGCACCGCCGCCGCGAGGGCTTCCTGCCGGAGACCCGCTGGAAGCTCTACCGCTCGTCCCTGGAGATGCTGCTCGGCCACCGGGACCGGCGCCGCCGGATAGAGGATCCCGAGGGAATCGAGATGGACGTCGAGGAGCACACGCAGCTCCTCCAGCGCCTCGCCGTCTGGCTGGTCCGCGAGGGCCAGTCGGAGTTCACCCGCGAACAGGCCCTGCGCCAACTGGCCCGCGGCCTGACCGGAATGGAGCGGGTGGGCGCACAGGGGCCGCCCGAGAAGATCCTCACCCATCTCCTCAACCGCAGCGGCCTCCTCCAGGAACACCGCGACGACACCTACCAGTTCGTCCACCGCACCTTCCAGGACTTCCTCGCCGCGAAGGAGCTCATCGAGGACGACCACCTCAACGAGCTGCTGCGGCACGCGGACGAGGAGGCCTGGCAGGACGTGATCCTGCTGGCGGCGGGGCACTGCGGCCGCCGCCAACTCCCGCTGCTGATCGACGGGTTGCTGGCGGCCGGGGAGGAACACGCCAAGCAGTCCGAGGAACGCACCGACATCCATGTCCTGGCCGCACTGTGCGAACAGCACGCCACCTGGCTGGACGGTGCGGTACGCGAACGGGTCCGGCGCAGCACAGCGGCGCTGTTCCCGCCGGCCGGCCACGATCACGTCATCTCGCTGACCCGTCTCGGCGCGGCTGCCCTGCCGTTCCTTCCCCCGCCGGAGAGCCTGCCGTCGAAGGCTCTCTCCGCCAGGGGCGTGATCGACCTGATTGGCCGGGTCGGCGGCCGGGAAGCCCTCCCCCAGGCCCGCGCGTGGGCCCTCGCCCACCCCGCTCACAGCGGTCTCTTCGCAAACAGATGGGCCAATTTCCCGGCGGACGAGTACGCGTCCGAGGTGCTGGCCCACTGTGATCTGACGAGCACATCCGTCTCGGTCCACCAGGGACAGGTGAATGCCCTGCGGCATCTGCCCACCCTTCGGCACCTCCATCTGCTGAGCGATGTCGAGGGCGCGGAGATCCACACCGCACTGGCCCGGATGCGGCTGAGCACACTCGTTCTCAGCGACACCACGCTGGACCTGTCCTCGCTGAGCCCCCAGGCCGGGACACTGCGGCATCTGAACCTCTACGGATGCCCCTCGGTCGAGGACCTCACCCCGCTCGCCGCGCTGACCGCGCTGACCGATCTTGTGGTGGACGCGATGGGCCGGCCGTTCGGCCTGCTGCCCGCGACCGCTCACATCCGCAATCTGGAGCGCCTGAGCCTCAGCAACGTCGGTTCGGGCCGACTGAGCGAACTGCCCGCCCACCCGGCAGTGCGTCACCTCAGTGTGGGCAGCGGCCATCCGCTGCCCCTGGACGGTCTCGACGCGTGGGAGTCACTCACCTCGCTGAACACGTCCGCGCTGGACTCGCTGGACGACGGGCTGGCCGAGCTCCGGGCCAACCCCCAAGTCACTGGACTCTGTCTCAGGGCATTCCCGTGGTCGGGTCCGTTCGCCTCCGCCGGACCGGTCCCGTCGCTCAAGGACTTGGCAGTCCCGGCTCCGAAGAACGGCGAGGACGTGTCGCTCCTTCGTGGGCTCTTCCCCGAACTCACCACCCTCACCCTGATGACGTCCGCGGACACACCGGAGCTGGACCTCACACCGCTGCTGGCATGGCCCGGCCTCCCGGTGACGATCCTCTCCGGCTTCCACCGGCCGCCGCCGCTGCTCGGAAGCGAGGACCTGGGCGACCGGCTCACGGTCGAGGCGTACTGA
- a CDS encoding trypco2 family protein translates to MASDSNHDHDFDGIELADAVESIRNQLVEAATRATGLPLAFAVGDIQMEFTLELRKEAKAGGKVKAWVVEAGADASRATGRTHKVSLTLTPRNAVTGEAWEIGHEDDGSTAYFGRGQGGE, encoded by the coding sequence ATGGCCAGCGACAGCAACCACGACCACGACTTCGACGGCATCGAACTGGCCGACGCCGTCGAATCCATCCGCAACCAGCTCGTCGAGGCCGCGACCCGGGCCACCGGCCTGCCTCTCGCCTTCGCGGTCGGGGACATCCAGATGGAGTTCACCCTCGAACTCCGCAAGGAGGCCAAGGCGGGCGGCAAGGTGAAGGCCTGGGTGGTGGAGGCGGGCGCCGACGCGTCCCGGGCCACCGGCCGTACGCACAAGGTCTCGCTCACCCTGACCCCCCGCAACGCCGTCACCGGCGAGGCCTGGGAGATCGGCCACGAGGACGACGGCAGCACGGCGTACTTCGGCCGGGGGCAGGGCGGCGAATGA